DNA from Mucilaginibacter mallensis:
CTCTGAGACCGGCATATGGCTTAAATATCAGAAATTTGAATTAAAATGATGCGTATAGGATTAGAATTTCCTTAAAATAGTTTTAAACAAAGTAGCTACCAGACTAATTTATACCCAATTCCGCGTATGTTAATGAGCTGTATATTGGGGTCGGCTTCAAGATGGCGGCGCAATTTGGTAATAAAAACATCAAGGCTGCGGGCATTAAAAACATTGTCATTACCCCATATTTTTTGAAGCAGCACTTTACGGGGAACGGATTCCATATTAGGCTGACATAGCTGATATAGCACAGCACTTTCACGGGCGGTTAAATGTACGATTCCACTATTATTATGCTGGATGGTGTTTTTTATAGGATTAAATAAAATATCGCCTATTTTAAGCGGTTCATTATCTATTTTAATTGCCTTTGTTATATTATCATGCGTTCGCTTGGTTCTTAGCAGAGCCTTTATCCTGACTATCAATTCTTCAACACTGAATGGCTTTTTCAAGTAATCATTGGCACCAATTTCAAAGCCGTTAACTACATCCTTAATCTGCGAACGCGCGGTTATAAATATTATTGGGGTGTTTACATCAATTTCACGTATCTGCCGGGCCACCTCAAAACCATCAATTTTGGGCATCATAATATCAAGCGCTAATACATCTGGTTTAAGCTTCCTGTATTGCTCAATAGCCTGTTCGCCATTTGCACATAAAATCACCTTAAAATTGCGCTCTTCCAGGCTCTCACGTACAATGTGGGCCAATGCCATCTCATCTTCTGCTAATAAAACCGTTATATTATCCATTGCTTAAAGGTATGGAAACAATAAATTCACTGCCTGTATTAATTTCGCTTTTTACACCAATCGTTCCTCCATGCGCTTCAATTATATATTTTGAATAGCTTAACCCTAAACCTGTACCTTTTACATTATGAACATTACCTGTAGGTACACGATGGAATTTATCAAATATCTGATTGATATGATCTGCAGGTATGCCTATACCGTTATCTTTTACAGAAAAAATCAGGTTCTTGTTTTGTTTAAAGCAGGCAATAAGTATCTCTACAGGCTCATTACTGTATTTAATCGCGTTATCAATTATATTATTCAACACGTTTCCAAGGTGCAACTTATCGGCATAAATCGTAATTATTTTATCTATGTTGCTATACGTGAAATTTACTTTTTTATCAGCTTTCAGCTGTTCTGAGGCTATGATGCTGTTTACAAGCTCGTCCACATTTATTGGCTCTTTAACCAGATCAATATCCTTATTTTCAAAGGCTGCTATATTAAGAACTTTTGAAACCAGGTTATTTAATTTAGACAATTCGCCTTTTGAGATCTGCAAATAACGTTGCGTTTTCTCAGCATCATTTAAAGCATTAAACTTTTGGAGCCCTTCAATAGCAACAGTTATTGTAGCAATCGGGGTTTTTAATTCATGCGTCATGTTATTAATGAAATCATCTTTCAGCTCAGCAAGTTTATTTTGATGAATAACCAGCTGGATGATATAATTAAAACAATAAACGGTAAATAGAATTAACAACAAAGACAGCAGGAGAGGGGTAAGCATGCTTTTTAATACTACATATTGAACCTTACCGAATGCTGCACGTACAAAAAATTCATCACCCCGAATATGCAGAAATACAAAACCATGATACTTATAACTATATTCATTTGTTTCGCTATAATTGGTAGTGAGTTTTTGTGGGGATGTGGGATGCATCGCAAATTGAAGGTCGAAATTTGAATGGATGTGCATTTTCTCCAGTTCCTGTTCAAAATAATTTCGCAATTTAATGCTATCGCTTTGCCTGTAATTTTCAGGTAATGCATAAATACCGTATGGCGTTAAATTTTTGTGCGCCATAATACTATCACTTGGTATATCACTGTGTGCTTTTAAATAAGTAAGCATTTCATCCTGATGATCTGTAATATCATCCATTCCGAGCAATAATGACCAGTCATTCATCAAGTCTGGCATATAGAATGAAGCTTCTGTAAGCACCTCAGGCAATGTTGCCTTATGTTTGATCATATTCCGATAATAATCCAGTTGGGGAGATGTAATATGAAAAGGCTCGCCTAAACCTGAGTGCTTGCTTGTTATGTAAATTGATAATTGTTTATGAACAATGTCTGCCTCATGTAAGGTATCTATCCTTATTTTTATAACCGGATCACTTAATCGCTTAACTAAAACTAAACGGATTGAATCGAAATAATCCTTTTTACAATCGTCCATAGCCTTTTGCATGGCCAGGTCGATATTATTGTCAAACTTCTCCTTGTTTACTTTATAGGCATTAAACGTCCAGTAGATCTGGAAAACAATTATGCCTAATAACGACAGGCTTATTAATACAAATAAAATATTCAGTTTCTTTTTCATGGCGATATCGATCGATGATTATCAAATGTAGCACAGCATCATCTTATTAGTGATTATATTAACATACGTTAACGTACAATAACGATGTTTAACCATTTCATACAATTGTTACAATTTGAACAAGGCTATTTACAAACAATATCAAATTATCACGGTTGTAACGTTAATTCAACTAATAAAACATATTAAAACGATTATCTATGAAAAAGCACATTTTAGGTTTCGCTCTTGTAGCGACAATGATAGGTTCAATTGCAACCGGCTGTAGCTCTGAAAAAAAAGCAAGTGGCTCTGACAGCACAGCCAAAGATTCTGCAATGAGCGCACCGGCCACAGATACCACTAAGAAAATGGATACTACAAAAGTTGACACAACTAAAAAAGATACTACAAAGAAAATGTAGATTCTTAGTTTACTCCATATAAAAAGCCCTGATATGTATGCGATATATCAGGGCTTTTTATATGTAATGGTTTCTGTTTTATCATCGACTTAAGCTTCCTATTTACCTATTGAATATTATTCACATAATTAACATTATGTTAAGTAATATTAAAATAAAGAGAGGGCTGTTTTAAAAAGCCCTCTCTAATAAATTACTTACCTCCTAATGCTTCTATCTTCTTTTGAATAAGATTAGCATTAGTCATATCCCTTTTCACCAGGTAATATGATTTTAAGTTTTGTAAAGCCTCCGGCGATTTAGGATTCAAATCAACAGCTTTTTGTAAATATGGTTTTGCAGCTTCAATTAATACCTGAACCTGGGCCATATCTGCATCATATTTCTTTTGTTGGTTTGTTGGCAACTGGTTAGCGGCATTGTACAGATCAAGCGCTGGCTCAACTGCAACATATCCTAAGCTTAAGCTGGCATCAGCATAACTTGGATCAACACCCAATGCTTTTTTATAGGCCTCGGCGGCTTTGTTATAGTTATCAACTTTTGATTGCTCTAATGCGGCTTTAGCTGCAGCATCTTTTGTTTTTGATTGCTTATCGCCAATAGATTCAGCTATCTGCGCATAAGTTATCCCTAAGTAATAATATAAGGTTTTATTTTTAGGATCGCTGGTTATAGCGCTTTGGATCTTACCTATTAATTGATCTTGCTTACCTGATTGCAAGCCTATTTCAATTTCTCTCCTACGAAGGTTATTATCTGCAGGATATTTTGCAACACCATCTCCTGATATTTTAAAAGCACTTGCAGTATCCTTATTTGATAAATAAATAGAGGATAGATCGTAATAAATTGTGGCGTTCTGCGAATAATTTGTAGTTAGCAATTTATTATAATCAGTTATAGCAATAGCATAATATTTAGGGTTTGTTGCACCTACATTTGCTGCTGCCAGCCCTGTTGCATATAAAGCTGTAGTATCATTTGGCAAAACCTGGCGGAAATAGTCGAATGAATGGTAAGCCATCTCAAATTTCTTATCCTGAAATTCAGCCCTACCCTTATTAAATTGATATTGCGCTAGATTAAGATAAGCATTATCAATTATTTTTTTGTTCTCCTGTTTTGCTGAATCTAATGTTTTGGCTTTCCCTAATGCATCATCAGCAATTTTAAAGTTCGGTAATGATGTAGCAGGAACAGTATCCTGAACAGTTAAAGCTGCATAAATGGCTCCTTTTAATGCAAACGTTAAAGGAAGAGCTGATGTTTTATCATTTAATGATGCTTTATCTATTGATGTTTTAGCATCGGTGAGACTTGTAAGAGCCAGTTTTAAAGATCCGCCTCTTAATGCATCATATTTCTCGTATTGCTCCTTTGCGTTATTTAATTCGCCTTTTTGTGCAAATGCTGCAACTGAAAGTAAGCCTAAGAGACCAGTTATCAAAAATTTGATTTTCATAATATAATTATTGGTTATTTAATTCTTTTAATTTGTTAGTTACATTCAACAACTGGTTTTTGTTTTGAGTTTTTTCATAAACCAGTTGTAATACCTCTAAACTTCTTGCATCATTTGGTGATATTTCATTAGCTGTTTCTAATAATTGAGTAGCCTGTGAAATATATTTTTGCTGATCATTTCCTTTTTTTATAAGGCTTTCCTTAAAATAAAGTACGCCCAAATTCAGTACCGGATCATATGCAGCACTATTCAGATCTATGGCACGTAAATAAAGGGGTTCTGCTTTATCATACAGGCCTAAATGGTCATAACAATTAGCAGCAACAAATGCAATATCAGCGTTATTAGGATAATTAGCAAGCAATGTGCCTAATAGCGGCGCCAGTGCATCATAATTTTTTTGGTTATTATAGATGTTAGCCTGATCAAGCAGCAACAATTTATCATCTGGTAAACGCCTTCTGCCCTTTTGAAGTGCTTCAAGTGCTTTAGCAGTATCACCTATTGATTTATAGATATTTGATACTGTTTCTATGTACTCCGCTTTAGTACTATCCGTACTTATCAGGTTATCATAGTATTTGGCCGCATCTTTTAAATTACCCAGTTTATTATTTGAATATGCAATGTAAAAATTCAATTGTTTAAATGAAGGCGCATATTCCTGAGCTTTTATAAATGCTTTTTCGGCATTAGAGAAATCGGAGGTATACATATAGGCAAAGCCCTTGCGGATATAAACGTTGGCGATGCAATCGTTTGAAAAATCCATTTCATCGCGGAATCTGTTTATCTTTTTGCTCAAAGATATTTTATCCATCCATTTTACTGTCTGATCAAGAAGAATATCAGGCTGTTTAAGGGTATTTAATGAATCGATATACAATATACTTGAGTTTACTACTATCCTATAAACAATTTTTTTCAGGTCTGATGAATCAGCCTTGGTGGTAAACAAACTATCAATTGATTTTTTGGCAGCTCCTAAGTATTTAAGATCTTTCTTTTTCTTATAAAGCGCTAAGTTGTTTATTACAGGCTTAAACACTTCCGACTGGCAGAAGGCATAAGGTGTAATAAACAACAAAAATAAAACCGGTATTATTATTTTACGGCTCTGCATATATGAATTTATTCGGTTACATCATCTGTT
Protein-coding regions in this window:
- a CDS encoding response regulator transcription factor; its protein translation is MDNITVLLAEDEMALAHIVRESLEERNFKVILCANGEQAIEQYRKLKPDVLALDIMMPKIDGFEVARQIREIDVNTPIIFITARSQIKDVVNGFEIGANDYLKKPFSVEELIVRIKALLRTKRTHDNITKAIKIDNEPLKIGDILFNPIKNTIQHNNSGIVHLTARESAVLYQLCQPNMESVPRKVLLQKIWGNDNVFNARSLDVFITKLRRHLEADPNIQLINIRGIGYKLVW
- a CDS encoding sensor histidine kinase codes for the protein MKKKLNILFVLISLSLLGIIVFQIYWTFNAYKVNKEKFDNNIDLAMQKAMDDCKKDYFDSIRLVLVKRLSDPVIKIRIDTLHEADIVHKQLSIYITSKHSGLGEPFHITSPQLDYYRNMIKHKATLPEVLTEASFYMPDLMNDWSLLLGMDDITDHQDEMLTYLKAHSDIPSDSIMAHKNLTPYGIYALPENYRQSDSIKLRNYFEQELEKMHIHSNFDLQFAMHPTSPQKLTTNYSETNEYSYKYHGFVFLHIRGDEFFVRAAFGKVQYVVLKSMLTPLLLSLLLILFTVYCFNYIIQLVIHQNKLAELKDDFINNMTHELKTPIATITVAIEGLQKFNALNDAEKTQRYLQISKGELSKLNNLVSKVLNIAAFENKDIDLVKEPINVDELVNSIIASEQLKADKKVNFTYSNIDKIITIYADKLHLGNVLNNIIDNAIKYSNEPVEILIACFKQNKNLIFSVKDNGIGIPADHINQIFDKFHRVPTGNVHNVKGTGLGLSYSKYIIEAHGGTIGVKSEINTGSEFIVSIPLSNG
- a CDS encoding tetratricopeptide repeat protein, whose product is MKIKFLITGLLGLLSVAAFAQKGELNNAKEQYEKYDALRGGSLKLALTSLTDAKTSIDKASLNDKTSALPLTFALKGAIYAALTVQDTVPATSLPNFKIADDALGKAKTLDSAKQENKKIIDNAYLNLAQYQFNKGRAEFQDKKFEMAYHSFDYFRQVLPNDTTALYATGLAAANVGATNPKYYAIAITDYNKLLTTNYSQNATIYYDLSSIYLSNKDTASAFKISGDGVAKYPADNNLRRREIEIGLQSGKQDQLIGKIQSAITSDPKNKTLYYYLGITYAQIAESIGDKQSKTKDAAAKAALEQSKVDNYNKAAEAYKKALGVDPSYADASLSLGYVAVEPALDLYNAANQLPTNQQKKYDADMAQVQVLIEAAKPYLQKAVDLNPKSPEALQNLKSYYLVKRDMTNANLIQKKIEALGGK
- a CDS encoding tetratricopeptide repeat protein, which codes for MQSRKIIIPVLFLLFITPYAFCQSEVFKPVINNLALYKKKKDLKYLGAAKKSIDSLFTTKADSSDLKKIVYRIVVNSSILYIDSLNTLKQPDILLDQTVKWMDKISLSKKINRFRDEMDFSNDCIANVYIRKGFAYMYTSDFSNAEKAFIKAQEYAPSFKQLNFYIAYSNNKLGNLKDAAKYYDNLISTDSTKAEYIETVSNIYKSIGDTAKALEALQKGRRRLPDDKLLLLDQANIYNNQKNYDALAPLLGTLLANYPNNADIAFVAANCYDHLGLYDKAEPLYLRAIDLNSAAYDPVLNLGVLYFKESLIKKGNDQQKYISQATQLLETANEISPNDARSLEVLQLVYEKTQNKNQLLNVTNKLKELNNQ